From bacterium, one genomic window encodes:
- the ybgF gene encoding tol-pal system protein YbgF, which produces MKAVRILGILGLALLLVSCASRSEIETMQSQLDYLYKSSSQTQENISRLDSLYKLTIEANVRYQADLKSQLAEMIDRMGVIDGRLTDIERQLRDIQDRRQTGSTSTRPLAPETTGTASPQTGLPTIDQNKMFDNAFTDLKSGNYDLAILQFEEFIRQFPDTPRTDDAQYWLAECHYGKRDYARAIIEFEKVEKSYKQSDKLGPSLFKLARSFEETGNKVKACAVFKRITVDFADSFEARQAGDKLKDLQCP; this is translated from the coding sequence ATGAAAGCAGTACGGATACTGGGCATTTTGGGGCTGGCGTTGTTATTGGTCAGTTGCGCTTCACGCAGCGAGATCGAGACGATGCAAAGTCAATTGGATTACCTGTACAAATCCTCCTCCCAAACACAGGAAAACATCAGCCGGCTTGATTCGTTATATAAGCTCACTATTGAAGCTAATGTCCGTTATCAGGCTGATCTCAAGTCGCAGTTGGCAGAGATGATTGATCGGATGGGTGTAATAGACGGTCGTCTGACCGATATCGAACGGCAGTTAAGAGATATTCAAGATCGACGCCAAACCGGTTCAACATCAACCAGACCGCTCGCTCCCGAAACCACTGGTACCGCTTCACCGCAAACGGGACTTCCGACCATCGATCAGAACAAGATGTTCGACAATGCTTTCACTGATCTCAAGTCAGGCAACTACGACTTGGCGATTCTTCAATTTGAAGAATTTATCCGGCAGTTCCCGGACACACCTCGCACGGATGACGCTCAATACTGGTTGGCAGAATGTCATTACGGCAAGCGCGACTATGCGCGGGCCATCATCGAGTTTGAGAAAGTCGAGAAGAGCTACAAGCAAAGCGACAAGCTCGGACCATCGCTGTTCAAATTAGCGCGCTCTTTTGAAGAGACCGGCAACAAAGTCAAGGCCTGCGCGGTGTTTAAGCGAATCACCGTCGATTTTGCGGATTCGTTCGAAGCCCGTCAAGCCGGAGACAAATTGAAGGATTTGCAGTGTCCCTGA
- a CDS encoding insulinase family protein: MKRNYILLLFAAALLLTSVQPILAAITLPTMTEKTLDNGLKIIVVENREQPVASMRLLIKSGTAADGKGKAGLADLTAGLLRKGTATRDATKISEEIDFVGGNLGAGAGLDATNVTSEVLTKHFDVGLTLLADIVLNPTFAEAEIERLRKQTMAGLMSQKDDGETIANIQYAQYLFGEHPYGQPGSGTIESVSGITRDDIVGFWKATYVPENSILFVAGDVVAADVIPKIEAQFGGWLKGNLAKIDVPPAPKVNGTRVVLINKADATQSNVKIGHLGIDRYNPDIYAVRVLNYILGGGGFRSRLMDDIRDKRGLTYGISSQFSFDRYPGEFTVSVATRTDSTVQAIGATIEHLKKIREADVTAQELSETISFYSGYFPRQFETPEQVANQLSIVELYGLQKDYLAKYIDNIAGVTAPAVRSAAQKYIDPENLLIVVVGKADELRDKLKIFGTVTEIDLFEL, encoded by the coding sequence GTGAAACGGAATTATATACTTCTACTATTTGCGGCTGCGCTTCTGCTGACGAGTGTTCAGCCGATTCTCGCCGCCATTACTTTGCCGACGATGACTGAGAAGACGCTCGACAACGGGCTCAAGATCATCGTCGTGGAAAATCGCGAACAACCGGTAGCTTCAATGCGCTTGCTCATCAAGTCTGGTACTGCCGCAGACGGCAAGGGCAAGGCTGGACTTGCAGACCTGACTGCCGGGCTACTTCGCAAAGGCACCGCGACCCGCGATGCGACCAAGATTTCTGAAGAGATCGACTTTGTCGGCGGCAATCTCGGCGCTGGAGCTGGACTCGATGCGACCAACGTTACATCCGAAGTGCTCACCAAGCATTTTGATGTTGGTTTGACCCTGCTTGCCGATATCGTGCTCAATCCGACGTTTGCAGAGGCCGAAATCGAGCGTCTGCGCAAGCAGACCATGGCGGGTCTTATGTCGCAGAAAGATGATGGCGAGACCATTGCCAACATTCAGTACGCTCAATATCTGTTCGGCGAGCACCCATATGGCCAGCCCGGCAGCGGCACAATCGAGTCAGTCTCCGGCATTACGCGCGATGACATCGTTGGATTCTGGAAAGCAACCTACGTCCCGGAAAATTCGATTTTGTTTGTGGCCGGCGACGTCGTTGCCGCTGATGTCATTCCCAAGATTGAAGCCCAGTTTGGGGGGTGGTTGAAAGGCAACCTTGCCAAGATTGATGTCCCACCTGCACCAAAAGTCAACGGTACGAGGGTTGTGCTGATTAACAAAGCTGATGCTACCCAGTCCAACGTAAAGATCGGACATCTGGGCATCGACCGTTACAATCCTGATATCTATGCCGTGCGTGTGCTCAACTACATCCTCGGCGGCGGCGGATTCCGCTCTCGCCTTATGGACGATATTCGCGACAAGCGCGGGCTCACCTATGGTATCAGCTCGCAGTTTTCTTTTGACCGTTATCCGGGTGAGTTCACTGTGTCGGTAGCGACCAGAACCGACTCGACCGTGCAAGCGATTGGTGCAACGATTGAGCACCTCAAAAAAATCCGCGAAGCCGACGTTACCGCACAAGAGTTAAGCGAGACGATCTCCTTCTATTCCGGTTACTTCCCGCGCCAGTTCGAGACGCCGGAACAAGTAGCCAATCAACTTTCAATTGTTGAGCTGTACGGCTTGCAGAAGGACTATCTCGCCAAGTACATTGACAACATCGCAGGAGTCACTGCCCCGGCGGTTCGGTCCGCAGCGCAGAAGTACATTGATCCGGAAAACCTTCTGATTGTCGTTGTCGGCAAAGCCGACGAGTTACGCGACAAGCTGAAAATCTTCGGTACTGTCACCGAGATCGATTTGTTCGAACTGTAA
- a CDS encoding insulinase family protein translates to MKKLLLSLAILMLLTASAFAVQEWPVQKYTLKNGLTLLTLEDASTPAVSFQVGYNVGSKNERPGITGISHLFEHMMFKGSKNFADKEHDRLVQSSGGMINAYTSNDMTVYHQEFGKDQLELVARLEADRMQYLTITDKQLASERQVVLEERNMRIDNSPFGDVLEQLMANVYLAHSYGWLTIGWRKDVENISLEDCLNYYGTYYNPANAVVVVVGDVKSAEVQKVVEKYFGKIPANPKIPRPIYNEPEQKGERRVSYHKVSQLPLFIAGYQCPAAGHADSYALDVLSAILSGGESSRAYQRMVYKDQIAIAAGGQYQSMEQGGVFFAFSMMQPGKTTADGEKALYEEIEKLKTEPVTAEELQKAKNQIEAQFYMGNQSNDQKGSQLGYFQTIMGDYKLIFQQADKYNAVTAEDIMRVANTYLGERSRTVVNVIQENKGAAPMGM, encoded by the coding sequence ATGAAGAAACTCTTGTTATCACTGGCAATACTGATGCTGCTGACAGCGTCGGCATTTGCCGTGCAAGAATGGCCCGTCCAGAAGTACACGCTGAAGAACGGACTGACTCTATTGACGCTTGAAGATGCGTCGACGCCCGCCGTTAGTTTCCAGGTCGGGTATAACGTCGGATCAAAAAATGAACGCCCGGGTATCACCGGTATCTCTCACCTCTTTGAGCATATGATGTTCAAAGGAAGTAAAAACTTCGCCGACAAAGAACACGATCGCCTTGTCCAAAGCAGCGGCGGTATGATCAATGCCTACACTTCCAATGATATGACGGTTTATCATCAGGAGTTCGGCAAGGATCAACTCGAACTTGTTGCCAGACTCGAAGCTGACCGGATGCAGTATCTCACAATCACCGACAAGCAACTCGCTTCCGAACGCCAGGTCGTGCTCGAAGAACGCAATATGCGCATCGACAATTCGCCTTTTGGCGATGTCCTTGAGCAGTTGATGGCCAACGTCTACCTTGCTCATTCCTATGGTTGGTTGACTATCGGTTGGCGCAAAGACGTCGAGAATATTTCACTGGAAGACTGTCTCAATTACTATGGCACCTACTACAATCCGGCGAATGCCGTGGTCGTTGTCGTTGGAGATGTCAAGAGTGCTGAAGTTCAAAAGGTCGTTGAAAAGTACTTTGGCAAGATTCCTGCCAATCCGAAAATTCCTCGCCCGATCTATAATGAGCCGGAACAGAAAGGCGAGCGTCGCGTCTCGTACCACAAAGTCTCGCAACTACCGTTGTTCATCGCCGGCTATCAGTGCCCGGCGGCTGGTCACGCAGACAGTTACGCGCTAGACGTCCTTTCGGCGATTCTTTCCGGTGGAGAGTCTTCGCGCGCATATCAACGCATGGTTTACAAGGACCAGATTGCTATAGCTGCAGGAGGCCAATATCAGTCGATGGAGCAGGGTGGAGTGTTTTTTGCTTTCAGCATGATGCAGCCAGGCAAGACGACAGCCGATGGCGAGAAGGCGTTGTACGAGGAAATCGAAAAACTCAAGACCGAGCCCGTTACCGCTGAAGAGCTGCAGAAAGCCAAGAATCAAATCGAAGCGCAGTTCTACATGGGCAACCAGTCCAATGATCAAAAGGGAAGCCAGCTCGGTTACTTCCAGACGATCATGGGCGACTACAAGCTCATCTTCCAACAGGCAGATAAATACAACGCCGTTACTGCCGAAGACATCATGCGTGTCGCCAACACCTATTTGGGTGAGCGCAGCAGAACCGTAGTAAACGTAATTCAGGAAAACAAGGGCGCTGCCCCGATGGGTATGTAA
- the sppA gene encoding signal peptide peptidase SppA — MSLRIIPIVIICLLFSSILHSDNLPLQLSLRFPDVPRAAIAGSDALVLNPAALYLNQPLSVAGYHSFGKDDFSGDNGYLISAAGLGFGYQRLSLGLGDPVKRLDFAASSRLFRNLYTGISYTYYKSNWKDIDKAHSWNYSFLYHFGRKAAISLQAENINKHRFYSEKSAVGYIFSGAYRPIGELITIGGNASMYSGQKISDIDWRLSTRANVRKGLAVFAALGNDGSFGVGLELQFGRVQAGGESFCDNDAKYTGSTLYGSLSAASREQLISHYRSILHVDLAGEIPEESIKPFFWKKAPPTVYQKLSKIEAARTDPQVSGLFLTIRNPQIGWGRLADFREAVKDFRASGKPVVAYLGPSSGNGAYYLASASDKVYMLPVDALYLTGLRAEVTFYKGAMDKLGIEAEMERSGKYKSYPEVLTDTTMSPAFREAIEVLLDDLYGQMLAESGADRNIEVAKLSALIDSGPFTSVQAESLRLVDGRFYSHELEAKIPEMYGEYYGILSESEYMHTPRFRERFGEPPQIAIIAIDGGIVKGASGFDYLDGSTAGSATVVSAIRSARQDSDVRAIVVRLNTPGGDAIASDLIWAELSEARKSKPVIVSMSDVCASGGYYIASASDKVFLQPTTVTGSIGVFSGKANIAGLYSKLGLHTETVVRGKHANMFSLTQPLTDEERAIVRRHVMDMNSRFISVVAEGRMLSIDSVAAVAQGRTWSGERALALGLADTTGSILDAVELARQKSNIPDNDFVVVEMPQRRLIPRLTSLAMAAFTKTLGIENSNPLAALRTGFLSVDRTDLQMRMPYNLSIE; from the coding sequence TTGTCATTGCGCATCATTCCCATTGTCATCATCTGTTTACTATTCTCGTCGATTCTCCATTCCGACAACCTGCCCCTGCAACTGTCGCTGAGATTTCCCGATGTGCCGCGAGCCGCTATCGCAGGCAGCGACGCGCTCGTACTCAATCCGGCCGCATTGTATCTCAATCAGCCGCTTTCCGTCGCGGGATATCACAGCTTTGGCAAAGATGATTTCTCCGGTGACAACGGCTACTTAATTTCCGCGGCCGGACTCGGATTTGGATATCAGAGACTATCGCTCGGCCTTGGCGACCCGGTGAAGCGTCTCGATTTTGCAGCTTCGAGCAGGTTGTTTCGCAATCTTTACACTGGAATCTCATACACATATTACAAGTCAAACTGGAAAGACATCGATAAGGCTCACTCCTGGAACTATTCGTTCCTCTACCATTTTGGCCGAAAGGCAGCAATCTCGCTACAAGCTGAAAACATCAATAAGCACCGATTCTACAGTGAGAAGTCGGCAGTCGGTTACATTTTCAGCGGAGCCTACCGCCCGATAGGTGAGTTGATCACGATTGGCGGCAACGCCAGCATGTACAGCGGACAGAAGATCAGCGATATCGATTGGCGCTTATCCACAAGAGCAAACGTCAGAAAAGGTCTCGCAGTCTTCGCGGCACTTGGAAATGACGGCTCTTTTGGGGTCGGCTTGGAGCTTCAGTTTGGGCGTGTCCAAGCTGGCGGGGAGAGTTTCTGCGACAATGATGCGAAGTATACCGGTTCGACACTGTATGGAAGTTTGTCCGCTGCCAGCCGCGAACAACTGATTAGCCACTATCGTTCGATTCTTCATGTCGATTTGGCCGGTGAGATTCCAGAAGAGTCAATCAAGCCGTTCTTCTGGAAGAAAGCGCCGCCTACAGTCTATCAGAAACTATCCAAAATTGAAGCTGCCAGAACCGATCCGCAAGTCAGCGGCTTGTTTTTGACCATCCGTAATCCGCAGATCGGTTGGGGGCGTCTCGCTGACTTCCGCGAAGCTGTCAAGGACTTTCGCGCTTCCGGCAAACCGGTCGTTGCGTATCTGGGGCCCTCGTCTGGTAACGGCGCATATTATTTGGCTTCTGCATCTGACAAAGTATACATGCTCCCGGTGGATGCCCTTTACTTAACCGGTCTGCGCGCCGAAGTCACATTCTACAAGGGTGCAATGGACAAGCTCGGCATTGAAGCCGAAATGGAGAGATCCGGCAAGTACAAAAGCTATCCGGAAGTACTCACCGACACAACCATGAGCCCGGCGTTTCGCGAAGCCATTGAGGTATTGCTCGACGATCTTTATGGTCAGATGCTTGCCGAATCTGGAGCCGACCGCAATATCGAGGTCGCCAAACTAAGCGCGCTTATCGACAGCGGACCGTTTACATCGGTACAAGCAGAATCACTGCGACTTGTTGATGGTCGATTCTATTCTCATGAACTTGAAGCCAAGATCCCGGAGATGTACGGCGAATATTATGGAATTCTCTCCGAATCAGAATACATGCACACACCGAGATTCCGGGAACGCTTTGGCGAGCCGCCGCAAATAGCCATCATTGCCATCGACGGAGGAATCGTTAAAGGAGCTTCAGGATTCGACTATCTGGATGGCTCAACTGCCGGCTCGGCGACTGTTGTTTCTGCTATCAGGTCTGCCCGCCAAGACAGCGATGTGCGCGCTATAGTCGTTAGGCTCAATACTCCCGGCGGCGATGCCATTGCTTCCGATTTGATCTGGGCGGAACTAAGTGAAGCCCGCAAATCCAAACCAGTGATAGTATCAATGTCCGACGTCTGTGCTTCCGGCGGATACTACATCGCGTCTGCCTCAGACAAGGTCTTTCTTCAGCCTACGACAGTTACCGGCTCAATCGGCGTTTTTTCCGGCAAAGCCAATATTGCCGGACTCTATTCCAAACTTGGACTGCATACCGAGACCGTAGTCCGCGGCAAACACGCAAACATGTTTTCGCTGACTCAACCACTTACAGATGAAGAGCGTGCTATCGTACGCCGGCACGTCATGGATATGAACTCGCGATTCATTTCAGTTGTCGCTGAAGGTCGTATGCTTTCGATAGACTCAGTCGCGGCAGTAGCGCAGGGCAGGACATGGAGCGGCGAACGCGCGCTTGCACTTGGTTTGGCGGATACAACCGGAAGTATACTTGATGCCGTCGAATTGGCGCGGCAGAAGTCGAACATTCCCGACAATGATTTTGTGGTTGTCGAAATGCCGCAGCGACGACTGATTCCAAGATTGACCAGTTTGGCGATGGCTGCCTTCACAAAGACACTGGGTATTGAAAACAGCAATCCGTTGGCAGCGTTGAGAACAGGCTTCCTTTCTGTGGATCGTACCGATCTTCAGATGCGGATGCCGTATAATCTCTCGATTGAATGA
- a CDS encoding DUF4097 family beta strand repeat protein yields MNNLRILTLVGLIGLFLGTSLQAQRLIRVRPDRYESAAITKTISLDRIENLSFTSSSYLGGRLSIRAVDIPTARITYKFQYKVESEEQAEEYSGFVSVAFEDLENEFAISAETRPSPPWRGTDYSAGVEFEIEVPLKNSMKIFARTSLFEIDIEGPFAAADISSNFGDITLRKITNKVNVSSDNGAVNIENCSGPTKVTTSNRPINLVNVDGQLGSIRLRNQNGRISLDSVRGEVDARTEFAQISATRMRFESGRSTLSTENSNIKLDASVIAGDLAVRSENGKIEMTVPESVSAAVMLQVDQGGRIYTRQLPIRVDRISRTLLQGQIGDGQYKIEVDMTGVGTINLEGTRTASLSNR; encoded by the coding sequence ATGAATAATCTACGAATTTTGACGCTGGTTGGGTTGATTGGACTCTTCCTTGGCACTTCGTTACAGGCACAGCGCCTAATCCGTGTCAGGCCCGACCGGTATGAATCGGCGGCAATCACCAAGACGATTTCCCTTGATCGTATCGAAAACCTCTCGTTTACGTCGTCTTCGTATCTGGGAGGGCGACTCAGCATTCGTGCTGTCGACATACCGACTGCGCGGATTACCTACAAATTCCAATACAAGGTAGAATCTGAGGAGCAGGCTGAAGAATACTCCGGCTTCGTTTCGGTTGCATTTGAAGACTTGGAAAACGAATTCGCAATCTCCGCCGAAACAAGGCCGTCACCGCCGTGGCGGGGAACTGATTATTCAGCGGGCGTGGAATTCGAGATTGAGGTTCCGCTCAAGAACAGCATGAAGATCTTCGCGCGCACATCGCTTTTCGAGATCGACATTGAAGGCCCGTTTGCCGCAGCCGACATCTCCAGCAATTTCGGCGACATCACACTGCGTAAAATCACCAACAAAGTGAACGTCTCATCCGATAACGGCGCAGTCAATATCGAAAATTGTTCCGGCCCGACGAAAGTGACGACTTCCAATCGCCCGATAAATCTGGTGAACGTTGACGGCCAGCTCGGCTCGATACGTTTGCGCAATCAAAATGGCAGGATTTCACTTGATTCTGTGCGGGGCGAGGTAGACGCACGAACTGAATTCGCTCAGATCAGCGCTACCCGCATGCGATTTGAGTCGGGGCGGTCCACACTATCAACTGAAAACTCGAATATCAAGCTTGATGCAAGTGTCATAGCCGGCGACCTCGCCGTTCGCAGTGAAAACGGAAAGATCGAGATGACGGTTCCTGAGTCCGTCTCGGCAGCAGTGATGCTTCAGGTCGATCAAGGAGGTCGTATCTATACTCGCCAGCTGCCAATTCGTGTTGACAGAATCTCGCGAACCTTGCTTCAAGGTCAAATAGGTGACGGGCAGTACAAAATCGAGGTTGACATGACAGGCGTCGGCACGATAAATTTGGAAGGCACTCGCACGGCGTCGTTATCCAACCGCTGA
- a CDS encoding RNA methyltransferase, with translation MYQLSQALEKEIRSMTSRHGRKKSDKVLIEGIRSISAMIERDVTPECIVVSPRDLSEPGNQFLKTLASKRISLFECDAKRFTHLSDTEHSQGIIALVNRDSLQAPEAAWRRIRLAVYLDKVADPGNVGTIIRTSAALGVSLIALSPGCADIANPKVLRSTAGAVFAMPIATEISAETLAVYLKSNQVELIGADGDGSVEIDSFEPKSKLCIALGAEAEGLSWEIQSICNPVVKIPIAREVESLNVASAAAILIYQMSQKMKLL, from the coding sequence ATGTACCAACTATCCCAGGCATTGGAGAAGGAAATCCGGTCAATGACTTCGCGTCACGGGCGCAAGAAGTCCGACAAGGTGCTAATTGAAGGTATACGCTCGATTTCTGCAATGATCGAAAGAGATGTAACTCCCGAGTGTATTGTCGTTTCACCACGAGATTTATCCGAACCGGGCAACCAGTTCCTCAAGACATTGGCTTCAAAGCGAATTTCGTTGTTTGAATGTGATGCGAAACGTTTTACGCATCTTTCCGATACCGAGCATTCGCAGGGCATCATCGCTTTGGTCAATCGAGATTCTCTGCAAGCGCCGGAGGCCGCGTGGCGGCGAATTCGTCTTGCCGTCTATCTCGATAAGGTCGCTGATCCCGGCAATGTCGGGACCATTATTCGCACCAGTGCTGCGCTTGGCGTTAGCCTTATCGCCTTGTCTCCCGGGTGCGCTGATATCGCCAATCCCAAAGTGTTGCGCTCAACCGCTGGGGCTGTTTTTGCAATGCCTATTGCGACTGAGATTTCGGCCGAAACCCTGGCAGTTTATTTGAAGTCTAATCAAGTAGAGCTAATCGGGGCAGACGGTGACGGATCAGTCGAAATCGATAGCTTTGAGCCCAAGTCCAAGCTGTGTATAGCATTAGGAGCAGAGGCGGAGGGGTTAAGTTGGGAAATCCAAAGTATCTGCAACCCGGTGGTAAAAATCCCTATCGCGAGGGAAGTCGAATCATTAAATGTAGCATCCGCGGCGGCAATTCTAATCTATCAAATGAGCCAGAAGATGAAGTTGTTGTGA
- a CDS encoding BamA/TamA family outer membrane protein, giving the protein MLRTILQAAVISGLLLTTLYAQSAGDFSLPLNDLSPQSLDRSLNHNVRGFRIGIALSGGGARGFGHIGVLRALEEAGVEVDVVAGTSMGGIIGGLYATGMTLDQIEREALAIDWSTFFSDKPQRTTMLFTRRTETEGGLVSIRFDGVDPQIPTALSTGQKLVDVLSELTQSSGYFSGGNFANLERRLAIVSTDLVSGNKVVFTSGSLAEALRATMGVPLAFTPLERDGQLLMDGGLLEPVPTATARSIGADFVIAINTSSDLLPRSEITDPIDIANQTTTILSSKIREELLDDADFVIAPDLSGIKSTDFQLSQEAIRRGYASTQKMLTGLLKLIAQKSAQDSAMIIGQVDFADARSRELSASDNRILTEMSREPLTSNQLKGHLLDLFRTGKYQSVQYHLDGVDTTSLELRLLPFPTITDVTFEGNRVYQDSVLQEVANVRKSPVKTIHDLRSLYKNILDFYREEGYDLAQIKGAWTDSTHSNLTIVVDESQIVSMSVEGNSKTRWWVVTSYMPLHIGDFYNKNRAIRGVQEIYNSGLYDNVNLRLEERSGGVHMTIIVKENKFTFARLGARYHEEYHPEAFLRVGYSNLFGTGHELSGYTRFSERRKLYQLQLRADRIFRTFVTYKFQAYYSNDKIGLFDGDETFGHRTVKRWGAKLGIGQQLFKLGLLEVTARYEQIRFTNPPNGPLSERRVASLIGSLQYDTKDRYTFPTRGGTLELTAEASSDILGSDEVIRKFEGTIESFQQVGRKVNVHPRAAIGLSQTDLPIYDRFYLGGSRTFFGYRTDQLVGDKYLLGSLELRIGPIYSFYLSGRYDVGDVFGTLEDIRFENLRHAFGIILALDTPLGPISFGYGRAEQRTDNLYLNLGFDF; this is encoded by the coding sequence ATGCTCCGGACCATTCTTCAAGCAGCAGTAATTTCAGGGCTTCTGCTTACAACGCTCTACGCCCAATCGGCAGGCGACTTTTCGTTACCGCTAAACGACTTGTCACCCCAATCCCTTGATCGGAGCTTGAATCACAATGTTCGAGGATTCCGAATCGGTATTGCCCTATCCGGGGGAGGTGCACGAGGATTTGGACACATCGGTGTCTTGCGAGCACTCGAGGAGGCCGGAGTCGAAGTCGACGTAGTTGCCGGTACATCGATGGGGGGAATAATCGGCGGTCTCTATGCAACAGGGATGACCCTAGATCAGATCGAGCGAGAGGCGCTTGCAATTGACTGGAGTACCTTCTTCTCGGACAAGCCACAGCGCACAACGATGCTATTCACCAGACGTACTGAGACTGAAGGCGGGTTGGTGTCAATCCGATTCGATGGCGTGGACCCTCAGATACCGACGGCTCTAAGTACCGGGCAGAAGTTGGTGGATGTTCTCAGCGAGCTGACTCAAAGCTCTGGTTATTTCTCGGGCGGCAATTTCGCGAATTTAGAACGGCGCCTTGCCATAGTTTCTACTGACCTCGTCTCAGGCAATAAGGTCGTCTTCACCAGCGGTTCTTTGGCGGAAGCCTTGCGGGCTACCATGGGTGTACCACTTGCTTTCACGCCTCTCGAGCGGGATGGCCAGTTGCTTATGGACGGCGGATTGCTCGAACCGGTGCCAACTGCGACCGCAAGGAGCATCGGTGCCGACTTCGTGATTGCGATTAACACGTCGTCGGACTTATTGCCCCGGAGCGAGATTACGGATCCGATCGATATCGCCAATCAGACGACAACAATTCTCTCTTCCAAGATTCGTGAGGAATTGCTCGACGATGCGGATTTTGTCATCGCTCCCGACTTGAGTGGAATCAAGTCAACCGATTTCCAATTGAGCCAAGAGGCGATTCGACGCGGCTACGCGAGCACGCAGAAAATGCTAACCGGGTTATTGAAGCTGATTGCGCAAAAGTCGGCCCAAGACTCTGCAATGATAATCGGGCAAGTTGATTTTGCAGACGCGCGCTCTCGCGAGTTATCCGCTTCTGACAATCGTATTTTGACCGAAATGAGTCGGGAACCACTGACCTCCAATCAGCTAAAGGGGCATTTGCTCGACTTGTTCCGTACAGGCAAGTACCAGAGTGTTCAGTACCATCTTGATGGTGTAGACACGACAAGTCTAGAATTGAGGCTACTGCCCTTCCCGACAATTACGGATGTGACCTTTGAAGGCAATCGTGTTTATCAAGACTCGGTTTTGCAGGAGGTTGCCAATGTTCGCAAGAGTCCAGTAAAGACGATTCACGACTTACGAAGTCTATACAAGAACATCCTGGATTTCTACCGGGAAGAGGGCTACGATCTTGCACAGATCAAGGGCGCTTGGACAGACTCGACTCACTCGAATCTCACGATTGTCGTTGACGAAAGCCAGATTGTCAGCATGTCTGTCGAAGGAAACTCCAAGACGCGATGGTGGGTCGTTACCAGCTATATGCCGCTGCATATCGGTGATTTCTACAACAAGAATCGCGCGATTCGCGGAGTTCAGGAAATCTACAACTCCGGTCTATACGACAACGTCAATTTGCGATTGGAGGAACGCTCCGGTGGCGTCCACATGACGATAATTGTGAAGGAGAACAAATTCACCTTTGCCCGGCTTGGTGCGCGGTACCACGAGGAGTATCATCCCGAGGCATTTCTGCGTGTCGGTTACTCCAATCTCTTTGGTACCGGTCATGAGCTATCGGGATATACACGATTTTCGGAGCGAAGAAAGCTTTACCAACTACAGCTTCGTGCCGACCGAATTTTCCGCACGTTTGTTACTTATAAATTCCAGGCATACTACTCGAATGACAAGATCGGACTCTTCGATGGCGATGAGACATTCGGACATCGGACAGTCAAACGGTGGGGCGCAAAACTTGGTATTGGCCAACAGCTGTTCAAACTTGGACTACTGGAAGTTACCGCGCGTTACGAACAAATCCGGTTTACGAATCCTCCCAATGGACCGTTGTCTGAACGGCGCGTTGCGTCTCTGATTGGCTCGCTACAATATGATACAAAAGACCGTTACACTTTCCCGACTCGCGGTGGAACTTTAGAACTGACGGCAGAGGCTTCTTCGGACATTCTTGGCAGCGATGAAGTCATACGAAAATTCGAAGGTACGATTGAATCGTTCCAACAGGTGGGAAGGAAAGTAAACGTGCACCCGCGCGCCGCGATTGGATTATCTCAGACGGACTTGCCGATTTACGATCGCTTCTATCTCGGGGGCAGCCGTACTTTCTTCGGTTACAGAACCGATCAACTTGTCGGCGACAAGTATTTGTTGGGCAGTTTGGAACTGCGAATTGGTCCCATCTATAGCTTCTATCTGAGTGGCCGCTATGATGTCGGGGATGTATTTGGGACATTGGAGGATATCAGATTTGAGAATTTGCGTCATGCTTTTGGAATAATACTGGCGCTCGATACTCCGCTTGGCCCGATCTCCTTTGGTTATGGCAGGGCCGAACAGAGGACAGACAATCTCTACTTGAATTTAGGATTTGATTTCTAA